A window of Theileria parva strain Muguga chromosome 4 map unlocalized ctg_529, whole genome shotgun sequence genomic DNA:
TCACTACTGTATCAGACGTTGGGTTATATAACTTATAAAACACATTATCAACACATCTCAACTGtgtaaacaaatttatcgCCGTCAATGATATATCCAATTTTGTACTCAAATCTCTACTGTCGAAAGTATCGTCAGTATCTTGAGTTTgaagtttaaatttgtaaaattcaTTTGTTAAATCATAGTAAGGTTCTTGACACGCAGATTCAACGTAGTCAACATAGTCATAAGAATGCACATGATCATGAAATCCAAATGTATTATCCGTATCTTGATTCTGTACCTTATACTTGTAAAACTCATCGGTTAAGTCAAAGTACGGCTCTGTTAAGTGATCTGGCTCCTGTACTTCCATGGGAAATGTTTCAACCCTGGAAACTGACAAGGGTTTACAAGTAAAAGTATAATTTGGATATTTAAATGATTCTGGTTTCTGGACATATAACTTTTTATCATGAACTTCTTCCAATGTGTGGACGTGTACCCATTTATTCTTTAGACTGAAATAGGTTTCCAATTTCGACTCCTCATCTGCATTTGTTATCAGGAGCCTTATCATGTaatattcatttaaatGTGAGTAACAAAAGGCTGCGGAACATCTTTCGCCTTCTTTTTTAGCGTTCCAAAGCTTCTGGTTTTTAAAGTACACGTGAGAGGCGAAATAACCTACTGCTGACGTATACTGAGTATAAGGAGCTTCTTCCGACTCATTTTCTACCGATACCATGCTATTATTTACTGCGTTAAACAGGTTAAAACCAAATATTCCATTAACTCtaacttcatttttaacttcCTTCAAAAGATTGCAATAGTCAACTATATCAATTTTTTTCCACTGATTCTCTTCCTTTACgtagtataaattaaaaagcGTGTGCCCTGAGTCAACTTGAAAATAGAGCAAATATGGCAGTTGTTTCCTGTATGCCAACAGGGCATATACACACGTTCCAAAACCGTCTGATTCCCAGACTTTATTCTCCGATTCGAAGACTGTAACTGCATATTTATGCTTCAAAGGCGCGTAATGTTTGTAGGAAACGTTGTCAAACTGGGTGGTTTTTACTTTAAAAACGTCTTCTTTAGGGTCGTCCAAGCTGAGCCTGTAACCCTCAAGCTCTGAGTTAACGAACCCCAATGACAAAAATACAACTGCCAAGCCAAAAACAGAGAACCTTTTCATTCTCACATTCTTCCGAATTATCGGTATGGAAATGATAATACCGTTCTATGGGGatactatacacattaatacagaaattattactaatttttccccaaaattttcaaatcttCCATATTTTCTATCAGGCCATCTTATTACactgttttattatattattattccTATTTATTGTGTTTCTCAGGATgggtattttaaaattagtttgtCATGTcttttattcatttaactattatttttatcactaaATACCcataatattagttttatttatataattattatttatttttacattttttatcctAATCTAACttcataaatttttataaaattacccTTCCAAATGTtaatctacacatttatacaCAACTATACAAATCtaacaataaatataattctaAACACAAGtctaatgtgtaaatgtgtgaaaaaattttcaagaGGAATTAATTGGAGTCAATTGGTAGGATGTAGGATGAGTTTGGTGAGTAGAGGATGTTTGATTGTTGGTTCTCGTTTTGGATAACCATGCCTTGGAAACTTGTGTTTTGTGGCATTGGTGCCTCCTCTTTGGTGCCATAGTAGTTGTAGGGTGAGAGGTAAGGGCTACTGACGGAGGTTAATGAGCAGTTGTAGCCTGACATGTAGTTAAGGTTTGGGTCAAGAGGGTCGACGTTATGCATTGGGTGTAGCATCTTATAGTCGTGCTCACTGTCAATGTTACTTACAACCATTTGTTCCTCTGCAAAGTTCCTTGATGGGCTTGTAAAGCCATTAAAGGAGGGCATGCTGAAGCTCGAATCCTGTGATTGGCTGTAGTCTTTTGGCTGGCTGTACTGCTGTGGCTGTGAGTACTGTGATTGACTATACTGTGACTGTGAGTAGTCTTGAGACTGAGAGTAGTCTTGGGAATAGTCCTGTGAGTGACAGTAGTCTTGAGAGTTCACAAACAGGTTACAATTTCCCCACATCAGGCTCTGATTGAACATGGTTGGAGTCATGTCAATCATATCTCCTTCAGGTTTAACCCTGGCAACTCTTGCGAGTGTGGGTGTGACCTGTTTCTCATGACTCATAGGATTATTGATGAACTTTGGCCTGAGGGCATCAAAGTACATATCACCCATGCTGGCCTGAGTGGAACAACTCATAGGTGAACGTTTGTTGGTAACCTCAGTTCCAAACTCCTTGTTTGTGGGCTTTCTTCTTCTCCTTGTCCTGGGCTCGTTCTCATCGTCAAACTCCGGCGAAGTC
This region includes:
- a CDS encoding AP2 domain protein, with translation MGDSSENMLENSSSVEASQKAADAYEPKPEPPKSPAPKTVSFKNGKKYSNKKFILPPPPRASPQSSSGFPGVSWNKRMGAWLAFYYDQGTRRSRTFHPKYFDMDVEKAKLAAIEFMKNIEKHPKCSLRKNRRERHDWSNSHYIKTSPEFDDENEPRTRRRRKPTNKEFGTEVTNKRSPMSCSTQASMGDMYFDALRPKFINNPMSHEKQVTPTLARVARVKPEGDMIDMTPTMFNQSLMWGNCNLFVNSQDYCHSQDYSQDYSQSQDYSQSQYSQSQYSQPQQYSQPKDYSQSQDSSFSMPSFNGFTSPSRNFAEEQMVVSNIDSEHDYKMLHPMHNVDPLDPNLNYMSGYNCSLTSVSSPYLSPYNYYGTKEEAPMPQNTSFQGMVIQNENQQSNILYSPNSSYILPIDSN